The DNA segment AGTCGTGACACGGGGTACGGGATGTTGGTGGAGATAGACGCTTCGAGCGGGACGACGAGTTACATAGACTCGGGGTTGGAGACGGGGGAGACGTATTATTACCGGATAGCGAGCGTGGACACGCGGTCGAGTGGAGAGACGGAGGGGAGGTACTCGTCGAGGTTGGAGGGAGTGCCGGTGCCGCCGGTGGACGTGACGTTCGTCGTGGATATGAGCGGGATTTTTCCGGACACGGTGTACATAGCGGGTCCGTTCAACGGGTTCAGTCCTGGGGCGAACGATGTATTGTCGGATATGGGAGGAGGCCGCTGGGGGATCGTGAAGAGTGTAGCGGTAGGGAGCCTGTTCGAGTACAAGTTTCTGTACGAGAAGGGAGGCAGCGGCCAGGTGTGGGAGGATGGGAAGTTGGAACAGTTGGTGGAGTATTACGAGGGGGGGAGCACGTTACCATACAAGGTGACGGTAGCGGGAGATTTCAACGGGTGGGACGGAGCGAACGGAGTGTTGATGAGGCAGGTGGACACGCGGTTGTGGGTGGTGGAGGTACCGACGGGGTACGAGAGGTACGCGGGGACACCGAAGGACCAGGGGTACAAGTTCCTGTTGGAGGGGCAGTGGACGGACGGAGGGAACCTGACAGGAGACCGGAGTGTGATCGTGCGGAGTGACGGGAGTATGGCTCACGGGTGGACGGTGAGCGGAGGGGAGACGGTCGTAGTGGACTGGGGCGGGTACCCGGACC comes from the Acidobacteriota bacterium genome and includes:
- a CDS encoding fibronectin type III domain-containing protein; amino-acid sequence: MDTRLWVVEVPTGYERYAGTPKDQEYNFKANGLWAGVSNGVADRSVIVRGDGSLAHGWTVSGGETVEVNWSGWGDPVSGLSADVSGGETTLILSWSLPVAGERADIVKYRIYRSTDSRDTGYGMLVEIDASSGTTSYIDSGLETGETYYYRIASVDTRSSGETEGRYSSRLEGVPVPPVDVTFVVDMSGIFPDTVYIAGPFNGFSPGANDVLSDMGGGRWGIVKSVAVGSLFEYKFLYEKGGSGQVWEDGKLEQLVEYYEGGSTLPYKVTVAGDFNGWDGANGVLMRQVDTRLWVVEVPTGYERYAGTPKDQGYKFLLEGQWTDGGNLTGDRSVIVRSDGSMAHGWTVSGGETVVVDWGGYPDPVTGLSVSPGDTSGKLDLSWSLPASGEQGDIVGYRIYRSTDSRDTGYEAVATVGAGVTTYSDSGLEIGETYYYRIASVDTGMSGETEG